Proteins encoded within one genomic window of Brassica rapa cultivar Chiifu-401-42 chromosome A09, CAAS_Brap_v3.01, whole genome shotgun sequence:
- the LOC103840162 gene encoding vacuolar protein sorting-associated protein 55 homolog produces MADIPRHLRACLDMGKIAFLAILVSGGIVLQILACALYNNWWPMLSVIMYVLLPMPLLFFAGSDSTSLFNESDNSWINAAKFLTGASAVGSIAIPSILKHAGLIGWGALAFDLSSYFVFIVAILSYICIGDDSDNYYSYI; encoded by the exons ATGGCAGACATACCTAGACACCTGCGTGCTTGTTTGGATATGGGGAAAATAGCTTTCTTAGCTATCCTTGTTTCTGGAGGAATCGTCTTGCAAATTCTG GCTTGTGCTCTGTATAATAACTGGTGGCCAATGCTCAGTG TGATAATGTATGTGCTTCTCCCAATGCCTTTGCTCTTCTTCGCTGGATCGGACAGTACATCTCTCTTCAATGAATCAGACAATAG CTGGATCAATGCAGCAAAGTTCTTGACTGGTGCATCAGCAGTTGGAAGCATCGCCATACCTTCGATTCTAAAACACGCTGGACTCATCGGTTGGGGAGCATTAGCCTTTGATCTCTCTTCCTACTTTGTCTTCATTGTTGCTATTCTGAGTTACATTTGCATAGGAGATGACAGTGACAACTACTACAGCTACATATAA